Proteins from one Sphaeramia orbicularis chromosome 17, fSphaOr1.1, whole genome shotgun sequence genomic window:
- the LOC115437187 gene encoding mitofusin-1-like isoform X2 encodes MDAVDPSPLRRFVVAKRSITSIFDLLLDFVKDGSAFVDAAWRSDDLGPVAMEEQSLEMVSCATKLTAIREVVVRRHMKVAFFGRTSNGKSTVINAMLRDRVLPSGIGHTTNCFLRVEGTDGEDAYLTTEASNERMNVSTVNQLAHALHMDPTLDSGSLVRVFWPKSRCALLRDDLVLMDSPGTDVTLELDSWIDRFCLDADVFVLVGNAESTLMNTEKLFFHKVSERISKPNIFILHNRWDASVTEPEFIDEVRKQHLDRCVSFLAEELKVVSVDEAPQRIFFVSAKEVLSSRMQRAQGMPETGGALAEGFHERLREFQMFERTFEEFISQSAVKTKFEQHTMRAWQITEAIKAVMDAINIASADRKICCLEEREEQRDRLDFVRGQINRLSDSIKDRIRTLTADVSAKVAMALSNQIRSLPVLVDEFRADFNPSPETLELYKSKLLRHVEERLVDGLDARCSVSVLHDLRDAQSHMTDSVRPLLSSSVQEQLSTPPSSFQLTYDLNLSAVCADFIENIDFQFSLGWTALVARFIGATNAKRALGGADPQPQKSSTFKDELVVSIATGLVSVTSRASMTVLVIGGVVWRSVGWRLIALSVSVYGVLYLYERLTWTNASQERALKQQFVEHATRCLRAVVPVTSSACSQQVYKELWSTFSRLTQRVDLSEAELEGNVRQLSFRIQRLENIQRRSKAFRNRATELETQLEAFSIQYLQGN; translated from the exons ATGGATGCTGTTGACCCCTCCCCCCTGCGCCGTTTTGTCGTAGCCAAACGTTCGATCACGTCCATCTTCGACCTCCTACTGGACTTCGTGAAGGACGGGTCTGCGTTTGTGGACG CGGCGTGGCGAAGCGACGACCTGGGTCCAGTTGCCATGGAGGAGCAGAGTCTGGAGATGGTGAGCTGCGCCACCAAATTGACGGCCATCCGCGAGGTGGTGGTCCGCAGACACATGAAGGTGGCGTTCTTCGGCAG GACAAGTAATGGGAAGAGCACTGTGATCAACGCCATGCTGAGGGACAGAGTGTTACCCAGTGGAATCGGACACACCACCAACTGCTTCCTGAGGGTGGAGGGGACGGATGGAGAAGATGCCTACCTCACCACTGAGGCATCCAATGAGAGGATGAACGTCTCT aCCGTCAACCAGCTGGCTCATGCTCTCCACATGGACCCGACCCTGGACTCTGGTAGTCTGGTCCGAGTGTTTTGGCCTAAAAGTCGCTGTGCTCTGCTGAGAGACGATCTGGTTCTGATGGACAG tcCTGGCACTGATGTGACCCTGGAGCTGGACAGCTGGATTGACCGGTTCTGTCTGGATGCCGACGTCTTCGTCCTGGTGGGAAACGCCGAGTCCACGCTCATGAATACG GAGAAACTTTTCTTCCATAAAGTCAGTGAACGCATCTCCAAACCCAACATTTTCATCCTCCACAACAGATGGGATGCATCCGTGACTGAACCTGAGTTCATTGACGAG GTGAGGAAGCAGCACCTGGACCGCTGTGTGAGCTTCCTGGCTGAGGAGCTGAAGGTGGTCAGTGTGGACGAGGCTCCGCAACGAATCTTCTTTGTGTCGGCCAAAGAGGTGCTGAGCTCCAGGATGCAGCGAGCACAGGGGATGCCTGAGACGG GTGGCGCTCTGGCTGAAGGGTTCCACGAGCGCCTCAGGGAGTTCCAGATGTTTGAGCGGACATTTGAG gaGTTCATCTCTCAGTCTGCCGTGAAGACCAAGTTCGAGCAACACACGATGAGGGCGTGGCAGATCACTGAGGCCATCAAAGCTGTGATGGACGCCATCAACATTGCCTCTGCCGACAGGAA gATCTGCTGCCTGGAGGAACGTGAGGAGCAGAGGGACCGTCTGGACTTCGTCCGAGGACAGATTAACCGGCTGAGTGACAGCATCAAAGACAGGATCAGGACTCTGACCGCCGACGTCTCCGCTAAG GTTGCCATGGCACTGTCCAATCAGATCCGATCTCTGCCGGTTCTGGTGGACGAGTTCAGAGCTGATTTCAATCCCAGCCCCGAGACCCTGGAACTCTACAAGTCT AAGCTGCTGCGTCACGTGGAGGAGCGACTGGTGGATGGGTTGGACGCCCGCTGCTCCGTTAGCGTCCTGCACGACCTCAGGGATGCCCAGAGTCACATGACCG ACAGCGTCCGTCCTCTCCTGTCTTCGTCTGTCCAGGAGCAGCTGTCCactcctccttcctcctttcAGTTGACCTATGACCTCAACCTGTCCGCCGTCTGCGCAGACTTCATAGAGAACATCGACTTCCAGTTCTCTCTGGGATGGACCGCCCTCGTCGCCCGCTTCATCGGCGCCACCAATGCCAAGCGAGCGCTGGGCGGAGCTGACCCACAACCGCAG AAAAGCTCCACCTTTAAGGATGAGCTGGTGGTTTCCATAGCAACTGGCCTGGTGTCCGTCACCTCCCGGGCATCCATGACAGTGCTGGTGATCGGTGGAGTG gtgTGGCGTTCAGTGGGCTGGCGTCTCATTGCCCTGTCCGTCTCTGTGTACGGTGTCCTCTACCTGTATGAGAGACTCACCTGGACCAATGCGAGTCAGGAGCGAGCACTGAAGCAGCAGTTCGTGGAACACGCCACTCGCTGCCTCCGAGCCGTTGTCCCCGTCACAAGCTCTGCCTGCAGCCAGCAGGTGTACAA AGAACTGTGGTCCACGTTCAGTCGTCTGACGCAGAGAGTGGACCTCAGTGAAGCAGAGCTGGAGGGAAACGTCCGCCAGCTGAGCTTCAGGATCCAAAGGCTGGAGAACATCCAGAGGAGGTCCAAGGCcttcag AAACAGAGCCACTGAACTGGAGACGCAGCTGGAGGCCTTTTCCATCCAGTATCTCCAGGGAAACTGA
- the LOC115437187 gene encoding mitofusin-1-like isoform X3: MAICPYVSMSKCPYVPMSICVGFRTSNGKSTVINAMLRDRVLPSGIGHTTNCFLRVEGTDGEDAYLTTEASNERMNVSTVNQLAHALHMDPTLDSGSLVRVFWPKSRCALLRDDLVLMDSPGTDVTLELDSWIDRFCLDADVFVLVGNAESTLMNTEKLFFHKVSERISKPNIFILHNRWDASVTEPEFIDEVRKQHLDRCVSFLAEELKVVSVDEAPQRIFFVSAKEVLSSRMQRAQGMPETGETGGALAEGFHERLREFQMFERTFEEFISQSAVKTKFEQHTMRAWQITEAIKAVMDAINIASADRKICCLEEREEQRDRLDFVRGQINRLSDSIKDRIRTLTADVSAKVAMALSNQIRSLPVLVDEFRADFNPSPETLELYKSKLLRHVEERLVDGLDARCSVSVLHDLRDAQSHMTDSVRPLLSSSVQEQLSTPPSSFQLTYDLNLSAVCADFIENIDFQFSLGWTALVARFIGATNAKRALGGADPQPQKSSTFKDELVVSIATGLVSVTSRASMTVLVIGGVVWRSVGWRLIALSVSVYGVLYLYERLTWTNASQERALKQQFVEHATRCLRAVVPVTSSACSQQVYKELWSTFSRLTQRVDLSEAELEGNVRQLSFRIQRLENIQRRSKAFRNRATELETQLEAFSIQYLQGN, encoded by the exons ATGGCTATATGTCCATATGTGTCCATGTCCAAATGTCCATATGTGCCTAT GTCCATATGTGTCGGTTTCAGGACAAGTAATGGGAAGAGCACTGTGATCAACGCCATGCTGAGGGACAGAGTGTTACCCAGTGGAATCGGACACACCACCAACTGCTTCCTGAGGGTGGAGGGGACGGATGGAGAAGATGCCTACCTCACCACTGAGGCATCCAATGAGAGGATGAACGTCTCT aCCGTCAACCAGCTGGCTCATGCTCTCCACATGGACCCGACCCTGGACTCTGGTAGTCTGGTCCGAGTGTTTTGGCCTAAAAGTCGCTGTGCTCTGCTGAGAGACGATCTGGTTCTGATGGACAG tcCTGGCACTGATGTGACCCTGGAGCTGGACAGCTGGATTGACCGGTTCTGTCTGGATGCCGACGTCTTCGTCCTGGTGGGAAACGCCGAGTCCACGCTCATGAATACG GAGAAACTTTTCTTCCATAAAGTCAGTGAACGCATCTCCAAACCCAACATTTTCATCCTCCACAACAGATGGGATGCATCCGTGACTGAACCTGAGTTCATTGACGAG GTGAGGAAGCAGCACCTGGACCGCTGTGTGAGCTTCCTGGCTGAGGAGCTGAAGGTGGTCAGTGTGGACGAGGCTCCGCAACGAATCTTCTTTGTGTCGGCCAAAGAGGTGCTGAGCTCCAGGATGCAGCGAGCACAGGGGATGCCTGAGACGGGTGAGACGG GTGGCGCTCTGGCTGAAGGGTTCCACGAGCGCCTCAGGGAGTTCCAGATGTTTGAGCGGACATTTGAG gaGTTCATCTCTCAGTCTGCCGTGAAGACCAAGTTCGAGCAACACACGATGAGGGCGTGGCAGATCACTGAGGCCATCAAAGCTGTGATGGACGCCATCAACATTGCCTCTGCCGACAGGAA gATCTGCTGCCTGGAGGAACGTGAGGAGCAGAGGGACCGTCTGGACTTCGTCCGAGGACAGATTAACCGGCTGAGTGACAGCATCAAAGACAGGATCAGGACTCTGACCGCCGACGTCTCCGCTAAG GTTGCCATGGCACTGTCCAATCAGATCCGATCTCTGCCGGTTCTGGTGGACGAGTTCAGAGCTGATTTCAATCCCAGCCCCGAGACCCTGGAACTCTACAAGTCT AAGCTGCTGCGTCACGTGGAGGAGCGACTGGTGGATGGGTTGGACGCCCGCTGCTCCGTTAGCGTCCTGCACGACCTCAGGGATGCCCAGAGTCACATGACCG ACAGCGTCCGTCCTCTCCTGTCTTCGTCTGTCCAGGAGCAGCTGTCCactcctccttcctcctttcAGTTGACCTATGACCTCAACCTGTCCGCCGTCTGCGCAGACTTCATAGAGAACATCGACTTCCAGTTCTCTCTGGGATGGACCGCCCTCGTCGCCCGCTTCATCGGCGCCACCAATGCCAAGCGAGCGCTGGGCGGAGCTGACCCACAACCGCAG AAAAGCTCCACCTTTAAGGATGAGCTGGTGGTTTCCATAGCAACTGGCCTGGTGTCCGTCACCTCCCGGGCATCCATGACAGTGCTGGTGATCGGTGGAGTG gtgTGGCGTTCAGTGGGCTGGCGTCTCATTGCCCTGTCCGTCTCTGTGTACGGTGTCCTCTACCTGTATGAGAGACTCACCTGGACCAATGCGAGTCAGGAGCGAGCACTGAAGCAGCAGTTCGTGGAACACGCCACTCGCTGCCTCCGAGCCGTTGTCCCCGTCACAAGCTCTGCCTGCAGCCAGCAGGTGTACAA AGAACTGTGGTCCACGTTCAGTCGTCTGACGCAGAGAGTGGACCTCAGTGAAGCAGAGCTGGAGGGAAACGTCCGCCAGCTGAGCTTCAGGATCCAAAGGCTGGAGAACATCCAGAGGAGGTCCAAGGCcttcag AAACAGAGCCACTGAACTGGAGACGCAGCTGGAGGCCTTTTCCATCCAGTATCTCCAGGGAAACTGA
- the LOC115437187 gene encoding mitofusin-1-like isoform X1 produces the protein MDAVDPSPLRRFVVAKRSITSIFDLLLDFVKDGSAFVDAAWRSDDLGPVAMEEQSLEMVSCATKLTAIREVVVRRHMKVAFFGRTSNGKSTVINAMLRDRVLPSGIGHTTNCFLRVEGTDGEDAYLTTEASNERMNVSTVNQLAHALHMDPTLDSGSLVRVFWPKSRCALLRDDLVLMDSPGTDVTLELDSWIDRFCLDADVFVLVGNAESTLMNTEKLFFHKVSERISKPNIFILHNRWDASVTEPEFIDEVRKQHLDRCVSFLAEELKVVSVDEAPQRIFFVSAKEVLSSRMQRAQGMPETGETGGALAEGFHERLREFQMFERTFEEFISQSAVKTKFEQHTMRAWQITEAIKAVMDAINIASADRKICCLEEREEQRDRLDFVRGQINRLSDSIKDRIRTLTADVSAKVAMALSNQIRSLPVLVDEFRADFNPSPETLELYKSKLLRHVEERLVDGLDARCSVSVLHDLRDAQSHMTDSVRPLLSSSVQEQLSTPPSSFQLTYDLNLSAVCADFIENIDFQFSLGWTALVARFIGATNAKRALGGADPQPQKSSTFKDELVVSIATGLVSVTSRASMTVLVIGGVVWRSVGWRLIALSVSVYGVLYLYERLTWTNASQERALKQQFVEHATRCLRAVVPVTSSACSQQVYKELWSTFSRLTQRVDLSEAELEGNVRQLSFRIQRLENIQRRSKAFRNRATELETQLEAFSIQYLQGN, from the exons ATGGATGCTGTTGACCCCTCCCCCCTGCGCCGTTTTGTCGTAGCCAAACGTTCGATCACGTCCATCTTCGACCTCCTACTGGACTTCGTGAAGGACGGGTCTGCGTTTGTGGACG CGGCGTGGCGAAGCGACGACCTGGGTCCAGTTGCCATGGAGGAGCAGAGTCTGGAGATGGTGAGCTGCGCCACCAAATTGACGGCCATCCGCGAGGTGGTGGTCCGCAGACACATGAAGGTGGCGTTCTTCGGCAG GACAAGTAATGGGAAGAGCACTGTGATCAACGCCATGCTGAGGGACAGAGTGTTACCCAGTGGAATCGGACACACCACCAACTGCTTCCTGAGGGTGGAGGGGACGGATGGAGAAGATGCCTACCTCACCACTGAGGCATCCAATGAGAGGATGAACGTCTCT aCCGTCAACCAGCTGGCTCATGCTCTCCACATGGACCCGACCCTGGACTCTGGTAGTCTGGTCCGAGTGTTTTGGCCTAAAAGTCGCTGTGCTCTGCTGAGAGACGATCTGGTTCTGATGGACAG tcCTGGCACTGATGTGACCCTGGAGCTGGACAGCTGGATTGACCGGTTCTGTCTGGATGCCGACGTCTTCGTCCTGGTGGGAAACGCCGAGTCCACGCTCATGAATACG GAGAAACTTTTCTTCCATAAAGTCAGTGAACGCATCTCCAAACCCAACATTTTCATCCTCCACAACAGATGGGATGCATCCGTGACTGAACCTGAGTTCATTGACGAG GTGAGGAAGCAGCACCTGGACCGCTGTGTGAGCTTCCTGGCTGAGGAGCTGAAGGTGGTCAGTGTGGACGAGGCTCCGCAACGAATCTTCTTTGTGTCGGCCAAAGAGGTGCTGAGCTCCAGGATGCAGCGAGCACAGGGGATGCCTGAGACGGGTGAGACGG GTGGCGCTCTGGCTGAAGGGTTCCACGAGCGCCTCAGGGAGTTCCAGATGTTTGAGCGGACATTTGAG gaGTTCATCTCTCAGTCTGCCGTGAAGACCAAGTTCGAGCAACACACGATGAGGGCGTGGCAGATCACTGAGGCCATCAAAGCTGTGATGGACGCCATCAACATTGCCTCTGCCGACAGGAA gATCTGCTGCCTGGAGGAACGTGAGGAGCAGAGGGACCGTCTGGACTTCGTCCGAGGACAGATTAACCGGCTGAGTGACAGCATCAAAGACAGGATCAGGACTCTGACCGCCGACGTCTCCGCTAAG GTTGCCATGGCACTGTCCAATCAGATCCGATCTCTGCCGGTTCTGGTGGACGAGTTCAGAGCTGATTTCAATCCCAGCCCCGAGACCCTGGAACTCTACAAGTCT AAGCTGCTGCGTCACGTGGAGGAGCGACTGGTGGATGGGTTGGACGCCCGCTGCTCCGTTAGCGTCCTGCACGACCTCAGGGATGCCCAGAGTCACATGACCG ACAGCGTCCGTCCTCTCCTGTCTTCGTCTGTCCAGGAGCAGCTGTCCactcctccttcctcctttcAGTTGACCTATGACCTCAACCTGTCCGCCGTCTGCGCAGACTTCATAGAGAACATCGACTTCCAGTTCTCTCTGGGATGGACCGCCCTCGTCGCCCGCTTCATCGGCGCCACCAATGCCAAGCGAGCGCTGGGCGGAGCTGACCCACAACCGCAG AAAAGCTCCACCTTTAAGGATGAGCTGGTGGTTTCCATAGCAACTGGCCTGGTGTCCGTCACCTCCCGGGCATCCATGACAGTGCTGGTGATCGGTGGAGTG gtgTGGCGTTCAGTGGGCTGGCGTCTCATTGCCCTGTCCGTCTCTGTGTACGGTGTCCTCTACCTGTATGAGAGACTCACCTGGACCAATGCGAGTCAGGAGCGAGCACTGAAGCAGCAGTTCGTGGAACACGCCACTCGCTGCCTCCGAGCCGTTGTCCCCGTCACAAGCTCTGCCTGCAGCCAGCAGGTGTACAA AGAACTGTGGTCCACGTTCAGTCGTCTGACGCAGAGAGTGGACCTCAGTGAAGCAGAGCTGGAGGGAAACGTCCGCCAGCTGAGCTTCAGGATCCAAAGGCTGGAGAACATCCAGAGGAGGTCCAAGGCcttcag AAACAGAGCCACTGAACTGGAGACGCAGCTGGAGGCCTTTTCCATCCAGTATCTCCAGGGAAACTGA